A genomic region of Candidatus Neomarinimicrobiota bacterium contains the following coding sequences:
- a CDS encoding BamA/TamA family outer membrane protein produces the protein MSCSTTISRDWVVFSRLLPLLLAATGLFAQGEGLLITSVVVEGNEVTREHIIIRELSHPLNQPFDSTLARKDRDRLYNLGIFEWVDLYPRPTAPGEAALVVEVVETIRMVPVPIFYYLDELGWSYGGALSYLNFRGLNQRLDISATYGAEKSHALVFSDPWLVGNQIGVSGWLLQIYRGHPVHNFRTRIQDLELGLGKMSRLKTVSIWGAVSLERRRIHWLDKSGREDTVHRFFQSKFDFLLRTTDIWRDPTQGYRFNLYVSPAIGLDKESPTYTYVRVAGAWFYPLRPGPRPLVFGMGLTVAHYLQETPFYAKQYVGGYWVRGYRVDPRKNPPEVQGRQETNSLAAASMELRQTLIPRRLLWQMELGLSGVLFVDAGWGYGPAEPLWQAQPLVGYGLGLRVFVPILYVVALDLGTNPYDTRLRFRLRIGHAI, from the coding sequence ATGTCGTGCAGCACAACTATTTCTAGGGATTGGGTGGTGTTTAGCCGCCTGCTCCCATTGCTGCTGGCCGCCACCGGGCTCTTCGCCCAGGGTGAGGGATTGCTCATCACCAGTGTGGTCGTGGAAGGCAACGAAGTGACCCGGGAGCACATTATCATCCGGGAGCTGTCGCACCCGCTTAACCAGCCGTTTGACTCCACTCTGGCACGCAAGGATCGAGACCGCCTCTACAACCTGGGCATTTTCGAGTGGGTGGACCTCTACCCCCGGCCGACTGCACCGGGAGAGGCAGCCCTGGTGGTAGAAGTAGTGGAGACCATCCGAATGGTGCCAGTGCCGATATTTTATTACCTGGATGAGTTGGGTTGGTCCTATGGTGGGGCGTTGAGCTATCTCAATTTCCGGGGGCTAAACCAGCGGTTAGATATCAGCGCCACCTACGGGGCGGAAAAAAGCCACGCGCTCGTCTTCTCCGATCCGTGGTTGGTCGGTAACCAGATCGGCGTATCGGGCTGGCTGCTGCAGATTTATCGGGGGCATCCGGTGCATAACTTCCGCACGCGGATTCAGGACCTGGAATTGGGTTTGGGGAAGATGTCGCGGTTGAAGACAGTGAGTATATGGGGGGCGGTGAGCCTGGAGCGGCGCAGGATTCACTGGCTTGATAAAAGTGGGCGCGAGGACACCGTACACCGCTTTTTCCAATCCAAATTTGACTTCCTTCTGCGCACTACCGATATCTGGCGTGATCCCACTCAAGGCTACCGGTTCAACCTGTACGTTTCGCCGGCGATAGGCTTGGACAAGGAATCACCTACTTATACCTACGTCCGTGTGGCGGGTGCCTGGTTTTACCCTCTACGCCCGGGTCCCCGGCCGCTGGTTTTCGGTATGGGCCTGACGGTGGCACATTACCTTCAGGAAACGCCCTTTTATGCCAAACAGTATGTGGGCGGTTATTGGGTGCGCGGCTACCGGGTCGATCCGCGGAAGAATCCGCCTGAGGTACAAGGCCGGCAGGAAACCAACAGCCTCGCAGCCGCCAGCATGGAACTGCGCCAGACCTTGATACCCCGACGGCTTCTCTGGCAGATGGAGTTGGGGCTGTCGGGAGTGTTGTTCGTGGATGCTGGCTGGGGGTATGGTCCCGCGGAACCCCTGTGGCAGGCCCAGCCTCTGGTGGGCTATGGCCTGGGACTGCGCGTATTCGTCCCTATCCTGTACGTCGTGGCCCTTGATCTGGGGACCAATCCTTACGACACTCGCCTGAGATTTCGACTGAGGATCGGTCACGCCATTTAA